Proteins encoded within one genomic window of Halobacteroides halobius DSM 5150:
- a CDS encoding GNAT family N-acetyltransferase: MAVKIERLTTNNFDVIKEIVQIEVEAFGEGGLNQWGLTPLLHHGAVYVLYIADKPVGVIEYLRDMEEVNQAYLYGLAVNSDYQGQGLGEQLLDYSLQQLQKLGIVTVELTVAPNNQAALKLYQKFGFKKKEFRKQEYGPNEDRLIMQLRF; this comes from the coding sequence GTGGCAGTTAAAATAGAAAGACTAACTACTAATAACTTTGATGTAATAAAAGAAATAGTACAGATTGAAGTAGAAGCTTTTGGAGAAGGTGGTTTAAATCAGTGGGGCTTAACTCCACTACTTCATCATGGTGCAGTATATGTGCTTTATATTGCTGATAAGCCGGTTGGAGTGATAGAGTACCTTAGAGATATGGAAGAAGTAAATCAGGCTTATTTATATGGTTTAGCTGTTAATTCAGATTACCAAGGTCAAGGATTAGGTGAACAGTTATTAGATTATTCACTGCAGCAATTACAAAAGTTAGGTATAGTTACTGTTGAGTTAACAGTTGCTCCTAATAATCAAGCTGCTTTAAAGTTATATCAGAAGTTTGGTTTTAAAAAGAAAGAGTTTCGCAAGCAAGAATATGGTCCTAATGAAGATAGATTAATTATGCAGTTAAGATTTTAA
- a CDS encoding DUF502 domain-containing protein → MLKQIRNYFITGLVVLLPLLATIYILSAVISMVEQGFGPLIEFIIGKRIYGLSIIISVGVILGVGVIATNVLGKKLIEFGERILTKIPIVRNIYLTVQQIIEALFRKNKTAFRKVVVVEYPRQGIYQIGFLTKEGIARIERNLDLEVVSIFIPTTPNPTSGMLVLIPKEEVTYLDMTVEEGLKLIVSGGTIVPEEGYRGS, encoded by the coding sequence ATGTTAAAGCAAATTAGAAATTACTTTATTACGGGATTAGTTGTTTTATTACCCTTGCTTGCTACTATATATATTCTAAGTGCTGTAATTAGTATGGTAGAACAGGGCTTTGGCCCTTTAATTGAATTTATTATTGGCAAAAGAATTTATGGATTAAGTATAATAATTAGCGTAGGAGTTATTTTAGGTGTAGGGGTTATAGCAACTAATGTATTAGGAAAGAAGTTAATCGAATTTGGAGAAAGAATACTGACTAAAATACCAATAGTCCGTAATATTTATTTAACGGTACAACAAATTATAGAAGCTTTATTTAGAAAGAATAAGACTGCTTTTCGCAAAGTGGTAGTGGTAGAGTACCCACGCCAAGGAATTTATCAGATTGGCTTTTTAACTAAGGAAGGAATTGCCCGGATAGAAAGGAATTTAGACTTGGAGGTAGTAAGTATATTTATCCCAACAACTCCTAATCCAACATCTGGTATGTTAGTTTTAATTCCTAAAGAAGAAGTAACTTATTTAGATATGACAGTAGAGGAAGGTTTAAAACTGATTGTTTCTGGGGGAACTATAGTTCCAGAGGAGGGATATCGTGGCAGTTAA
- the era gene encoding GTPase Era has protein sequence MNNLEVGADFKSGFITVIGQPNVGKSTLINQLIGQKIAITSRKAQTTRNKIQCILTLDQAQMIFLDTPGVHQSQDKMGQYLNEVATQALKDINLVLFMVDANYPPNYDDKRIAQQLTGIDTPVLLVLNKVDTIDKKKLASRINDYEKLGNFIETVTISALEEVNLDHLVDQIVEFMPQGPKYYPDDMVTDQIEQFIIAELIREQVLNYTHQEVPHSVAVEIIDFNERQEQELIDIRANIYVERKSQKGILIGKNGSMLKKIGSAAREDIESLLNTKVFLDLWVKVKKDWREKEDALKMLGYRG, from the coding sequence ATGAACAATTTAGAAGTAGGAGCTGATTTTAAATCAGGTTTTATTACAGTAATAGGACAACCTAATGTAGGTAAATCAACTTTAATTAATCAATTAATTGGTCAAAAGATAGCTATTACTTCACGTAAAGCTCAAACAACTAGAAATAAGATTCAGTGTATTTTAACTTTAGACCAGGCACAAATGATTTTTCTTGATACACCTGGAGTACATCAATCTCAGGATAAGATGGGCCAATATTTAAATGAAGTAGCTACTCAAGCTCTTAAAGATATTAACTTAGTTTTATTTATGGTTGATGCCAATTATCCTCCTAACTATGATGATAAAAGAATTGCTCAACAATTGACTGGAATAGATACTCCAGTTTTACTAGTTTTAAATAAAGTAGATACTATAGATAAGAAAAAGTTAGCCAGTAGAATTAATGATTATGAAAAATTAGGTAATTTTATAGAAACAGTCACTATATCTGCTTTAGAAGAAGTTAATCTTGATCACTTAGTTGATCAAATTGTAGAGTTTATGCCCCAAGGGCCAAAGTATTATCCTGATGATATGGTTACAGACCAGATTGAACAATTTATTATTGCTGAGTTAATTAGAGAGCAAGTTTTAAATTATACGCACCAAGAAGTTCCTCATTCAGTAGCTGTAGAAATTATTGATTTTAATGAACGGCAAGAACAAGAATTGATTGATATTAGAGCTAATATTTATGTAGAGAGGAAATCACAAAAAGGGATTTTAATTGGTAAGAATGGTAGTATGCTTAAAAAAATTGGTAGCGCGGCAAGAGAAGATATAGAAAGCTTATTAAATACTAAAGTTTTCTTAGATCTATGGGTTAAAGTAAAGAAAGATTGGCGAGAGAAAGAAGATGCCTTAAAGATGTTAGGTTATAGAGGTTGA